The proteins below are encoded in one region of Telopea speciosissima isolate NSW1024214 ecotype Mountain lineage chromosome 10, Tspe_v1, whole genome shotgun sequence:
- the LOC122641516 gene encoding uncharacterized protein LOC122641516 — translation MVFSSVLVLAVANLSADVCQYIACNPERLSSQQVLELVCCIPLQQLGRLALCLWTFFCLPPPDSYYRYSSDDSDSSGSDLDSDDSHSD, via the coding sequence ATGGTTTTCAGCAGTGTTCTAGTGTTAGCTGTAGCGAACCTATCGGCGGATGTGTGCCAATACATAGCTTGTAATCCGGAGAGACTGAGCAGCCAGCAAGTGTTGGAGCTCGTTTGTTGCATCCCTTTGCAACAGTTGGGCCGTCTTGCTCTTTGTTTGTGGACTTTCTTCTGCTTACCGCCTCCCGATTCTTACTACCGTTACTCTTCCGATGATTCCGATTCGTCTGGTTCCGATCTCGACAGCGACGATTCACATTCAGATTGA